The Lolium rigidum isolate FL_2022 chromosome 2, APGP_CSIRO_Lrig_0.1, whole genome shotgun sequence genomic interval ACAAAggacatcaccgccgtcatcccgCCGCCTCCCGTCGAGCTCCCCACCGAGGCGCGCATGGTCGTGGCCGGCGACGAGCTCTTCGTGCTCACCAAGCCCAAGTGGATGTACGTCTTCGACGACGACGTCGACTTCTCCAAGGCCTTCTGTGTCAACCACCGCAGCGCCAACCCGGTCTGGCAGAACCTCACCAGCATCGGCGACCGGGCGGTGTTTGTCGATTCTATCCATGGGTTCGCCGTGGGCACGGCCGGATTCAGGAACCTTGAAAGCAACACCGTCTACTCGgtgactaccaaggagatgaaccGATCCAGCAATGTCAAGTACAGCATATCGGCTTTCAACCTGGAGACCCGGACCGCTAAGAAGCTTGCGTGCCGGCTGGACGGGCTTGAGATGGCTCAGCGTGGCGGGAAGGCATCGTGGATCATACCCAGCTTGAAAGAAGCCTGAATCAAGTCCTCGGAGATCCTGGTTGCTGTGTGATGCTGGCGAATGGCAAATCGTGATTGTATCTGCCTCTGCGTGAAGTCTCGGTACACTTGAACTTGCCCTAAAAGTTCTGAAGTGAAGTTAAAACAACGCATGTTCTTCTTTTGTTCTACATTATATATATGTCGCTTAAACACTCTTAGATTCAGATGAGCCTGAAACTTAATATCTGTGAGATGCATTTGTTGCTAAACTTTCAAGTTTCAGTGTGCACTTTGGCTGTTGAATGTTCAAGCTGAATAAATGTTTGTGATGTTAAAGTACCCCAGTTGAGCTTGTCGTGTTTGGGTGCTGTTTCAATTGGTTTCCTAGATGCATGATCTAGCCTCATGACTGACTGGACTATTGGACATGTTAACTTATTCATTATGTTCATAGATTGTGATATGAGTGAAACTGGAGCAATCTCTCAGATTTTAGGTCTGCTATCTGTGAGTCTGTGGATAACTGAGTATCGTTGTCTCACAAGAGTGGCCAACTTTGCGTCTAGTTGATTGAACAGCAAAAGTAGCCGTGTTCGTTGCACACAGGGGAAGTGTGTCCAAATTTCTGCTGAATGTGGTCACTCGAGCAGCAACGATTCTGGGATGGGCAAACAGAGGCGATTAAGTAAAGGATGTTACAGACGGAGGATGATCCAGGCCTCCAGGGGCGCCAGGGAGAATGGGTAGATTGCTCTACTCCCAAGTCCCAAGCACACTCTTCTTCGTCCTAGAGAATGGAAGAGCGTATATTCAGCATATAATCGAGTTTTACTCAGCATATAAATCGAGTTTTAGTGCATTTTGTTTTGATTGTGGAGCTGTGTACTGAATAGAGATTCTCGGCCATTCATACACCCTCCAAACCTGATGCAACATTCCTTTTTATGTTTTTCAGTAGGATGGTCTTGATGgccggctaagagcatctccagccgcgttcccaaaccgcgccggattgagcgtttgggggatgtgtttTGTTCCTGTTCCTGTTTTGTTTgtaccgcgtttgggggacgtcgctccccagccgcgtcccccaaacgccgcccccaaacatttaaaatacttctttttaatacagaaccatttatcaaatataacatatgaataaaaatgtttgcgaggattatttcaaattaaattacaacaaacaataaaacaagtaaacaaatataataaataggggtagatgctacatcaaggtgccacggtattttctttgatcctccacaaatgctcaacgagatcagtttgaagttgctcatgcacattgctgtcacggatctctgcgtgcatggcgagaaaatcagcaaaatctcatgatcaacctccgcaagagggtcttcacactcatagggaccaacatgtgacctagcatgattcttgcggtcatcctcgatgatcatgttgtgcatgatcacacaagcctgcatcacctcccacatttggtcgtgagaccatcttagagcagggtaccggacaatggcaaattgtgcttgaagcacaccaaatgcctgcTCGACATCCTTCTTGCAAGTCTGTCTcttgtcgcgtagcaaagtgagaattcttcaagtgagaattcttcagacctgatggattcgagattgttttgacaaaagtggcccattttggatatataccatcggctagataatagtctTTGGTATAtttgtggccattgatctcatagttgcatgataGAGCATgctcttccactagtctgctgaacaccggagactgctgcaacacgttgatgtcattgtgtgatcccgtcatgccaaagaaagaatgccaaattcacaggtcataatctgccacagcttcaagcaccacactgcaaccatctcatcgtcgctgtccatggctaaagcaaaatcaatggttaaaattgcggcgaggcagacgacgcaacaaacaacggccaatcgcgcctacctggcaagtcgtagagcaccttctgtgcgcggaggtggggcggatttgacggcgcgttctgggacgcgctggcgatgcggcggcggcggcacgaccggcgggagcccagccgcgacaacggtgccgactctcagcagaaATCAGACGCCCAAacagccgggaaatccagcggcagcggtggggtgggaggcgcgggaaggaaggagcgacgagaaaagaggcgcgaaccaacggtttatgcaaatagtcgccgacatgtgggagcccgcctcgcttttcgttgtgtccggcgtccccgtcccctgtgggacggggacgggctcggggcgtcggacaccgtatctggccgcgccagacaaaaatgggcgggctttgggggacgcgactgaaacgcattttttgtccggcacgccctaaatccctttggggacgctttaggggacgcggctggagatgctttaAGTTCGCACAAACAACAGGTTAGTGTAATTAGACAGTCGTGAAATGTTGTCGTACCCAGATGGAGAGGCAACAAATGGCATGGCCAGGTACAAGCTCCCAAAATCAACCCTGGCATACCTCGGACGACCCAGCTCAGGTTCAGCCTTGCGAAGCAGACCTGAAATGTTTTGCATCATTCATGCTGTCCAGCCGCCCAAGGTTAGCAGGCCACTCGTCACTCACAACAGGGCTTCATTCATCCTATTAAGCGGCCGATGCGTGATATTTATGCTGTAGGTTCGCATCAGCCTTTTCTGCTACAGCTGACTAGCACGTGACTGTACTGGTGCTTCATGATCAACTCATTTAAAATCGACTCCATAATTTCTTGAGTTCGCTTGATGATGTTTCGGTTTTGTTATTTCTGCCAGAGGCAACTAGGGCAAATTactccggaaattcaattcggcacccggatgcgtatgctccctataccaaaaaattatattttgagttgtcgaaattttttgacaaaaaattcttcatgtacatctccataatatatgtgcattcgtcaagtttcacgaaaaaacaataatttttatggtctatgtaaaaaagagaaaatttatccggtaaaaagcattatttttaggactgagttttctcttttttacacacgtcacataacaagtccattttttatgaaacaactttgtgagcgcgtaccatgtgaagatgtacgtgcgaatttttcgtttcaattttttttaaattcaaaatatatgtaagatgaaatttaaaatagagggagcatatgctcccatgttccaaaacaccactccccaatTACTCGCATACCTATGTTAACAAGAGCATAGCTCCGAACGAAACTGATACCAAGTGAATTGACCAAAGGGGTTGTGACGGCAGAGGCGATGAGGTAATGCCTGAAAGATAATGTTtcagaagaaagaaaaatattaGGACATCAAACTGTTAAGATTGATAGGTCACTGGGTGAAGAAAAAACGTGGTAGATGCTTGGAACTAAATGGGCAACAAACAGTTCTCGGTTTCTCACGCAAATAATGTAGGAGGTGACAGAAGTTAATTAGATGGCAGAGAATCAGTTTCGATGAAGATACAATGGTGCTTTTCTACAACATAATACATTACCGTGACCGGATTGACATGAGCAACATGGCCATTGGCAGATCATCATTTTTCTCTTCCCAAACTAAACAGATATGATAACCAACACAGAGAACAAATCAGGACATAATCATGGGTTCTTACTTAAATGTAGTGCCTCAACAGCCAAGGAGAAAGGCAGGAACAGCTGCCTACATAAACAAACATATGGAGGCGGCAAAATAGGTAAGCAGAAAAGGACAAAAAGGTAAGAAAGTGTGCATCTAGCGAAAAGCGCGATTATAACAAATATACTCCAACAAGTcacggacagagatttggtgcacatgggcaccagacATTTCTTTTCAGAAAagtaattaaaaatcatatttctaactttcagaaaaatctgaaagtaAATCATGACGTAGTCAgtattgtatcccacaaacgtgtaaatttAAGTTGAACTTGGCTATGTATCACTGCATGCTATTGTTACTAGGGTTTGGCTACATGACTGCTGGTTTGTAGGACTATGCAAAGATTCTTCAAGGGGGCCAAAGAGACAGATTGAGAAGCTTAGGGCATTTGTAAATACGGCGAGACCTCCAATCTTTTATGACTGCAGGATCGGAAAGCATATGAAAGGATGCACTGATAGATGAATATAACTAGTCCAGACTGCAAAGTAGCTTCTGCAGGTATGAATTCAATTGAAATACTAGGCAGGCAAGGAGTAAGTAAGCATGTTAACTGACCCGCAGGTATAGACGGAATCTGGCTTGGTTCTCAGGTGTTCAGAACATCATTCTTCAGCATGTTGTACCGAATGCAGGTCCTGCTTCTACTCATGGTTTTCAGATAGGCCACTACTCCTAGATGAAGCATAATATGTATTTGTCATACAATTCACCAACCAACAGAAAGTCAATCAAATAATTATCCACATTTTCCCATATATTCAATCGTCTATGCTAATTATACACATTTTCAATCAACAACTCTCCTTAATTCTAACCGCTAGCTATTTTCCACTGTGCTTCAAGTTGAGAGAATGTCTGAAGTTGAGAGAAACTTTCAACATCCTAGACATGCATAACATAATGTAATGTCTGTAGTATAGAGAAAAACACAACACCAAGGTAcatcagtaaaaaaaaatcaaaaaagtgCCCCAGCGATTTGGTATACAACCAATAAAGTGGAACAGAAGCATCAGAACATTTACTATTCTCTCCACAAGGAGATAATACAAGCTTCGATTTAAAGACAAAATAAAACTGTACAGATGCAGCAAGTACTAAATTATGGAGCTCATTCCAACAAATCTAGCTAGATCGTAGTGATATCATGCGTCTTACTATCAAATTATTAGGATAGACTTTAGATCTAGTGATGACCTTGGTCTTGGGATCCAAGTCCCCGCAGCGCTCGCAAGCTTCCTTGACGTCGTGCAGTGATATCTCTCTCATGTTCACTGCGACTTCCCTGATGCGCCTAACGTATTGCACCATGTTCTCATTGGGTTGGAAGCCGTAGATGGTAAGCTTGAGCAGGTTCTTGTGCTTGAAACCAGCAGATGTTTGCCACTTCCCGCTGTTTGCTTTCTCAGGGTATCCCTGTTTCCTTGGATCGCCCTGCTGTATCACCAGCTTGCACCAATAATGATCCCACACCATGATACATAGTTCCCTTAGAGAGGGTGCAGCCTCAAGAATGAACATGGTCCAGGCGATATCAAATCCTTCAGGGATATTATCCAGATTCAAAATCTCTAGTTTGCGAAGCACAGGGGTAAGCACTTTAGGGCATTCTGGTACAACCCAAATCTGGCACACGAGAAAAAATTTAATAACTGAGTGCATTTGAGCGGCAAATAAATCATCCTTAAGAGATAGAGAAGACTCGCATTACCATAAAGCATCATAGAGTAGCAGGAATGAGTGAGTACCTTTTCACTTACAAAATCCAGGTGCATGTCACGTAtcgaggggacattagcaaggagCTGACTTAACTGGAGATTCTTAGTCAAAGTACGACCCCTTTTTCCGAGACTTAGCTTTGAAAGCTGAGGGACACAACCAAAAGTCAGGGGGGCTTGGTACCACCAACAATTAAAAGTCAGATGTTGGAGTTTTGGTACACCGTAGAGATGTACTGCTGCAAATACCCCTTGGTCGACGATGAGctcaacaagttgatcatgttctACCATCAGCACCGAACCAATTCCTGCGTCACAGTGCGAGAGGCGCAGACTTTCCAACCTCTTGCAGGTGCTGAGGATGTTGGGGATGTCCAGTTGGTCAGCAAACCTCAGGTTACTCAGCCAGAGGCACGTGAGGCCAGCGAATGCAGCTGGACAATCACCAAGACAGATATTGAACCTCTTGGCATAGCACAAAAGATCGCCATTAGTGCATTCTGAAAAGGGCTTCTCTAAAATGGGCACAAACTCAGCTTTGTCGACCTTGTGGTCTGCCATGGTGCTAGCAAAAGCTCTGGTGATGGGGAGACATTCATCAGGTCTCAGATAGCATGTGACCCTCAGCTTGTGGATGGTGTGGATCTCTGGACTCCTTGCAGCCAGGATTTTCTCTGTGACACCAGCCAGAGTATTATTGTACCGAACAACATCAGCAGTGTTAAAGCCATGGGACGCCTTGTCATGGTGCTGAGTGAGGGAGCCGATGTCTATGTCGAACCGTGAGAGCATGGCGGGGAGCCGCATCAATCGCTTGGAGAGTGTGCAGGTTCTCAAGGCGTCCAGCGTGTCCACACGCTCCAGGATGTCGAGTAGGATGTTATTGGGCAGCTCGCTAAGCCTATCGCAGCGAGCTGCGGCATTCTGCATCGCGCGTATCTAAAGAAAGAAAGGTAGCATGGACACGATGACGGTGTGTCCAAAAGAGCAGTAGGGTAAgcataggaaaaggaaaaaactTACATTGGGGCTCCTCCTGGTCCTGAGATATATCCCATGCAGTGCTCGTCGTGAGATGTTATTCATCTCCAGTTGAGCGGCGAGATCCCTAAGGGCTTCTTCACCTTCACGGCGAGCTGTAACATTCTTCATCGCATTTATCTAAAGAAAGAAAGGACACCACGGTGAGTAAAGTAAGCATCAATATAAAAAATCGATGGTGGTCATCTCCAAATGAAAAGAGTAGAGTAAGCATcaataaaaaatatttatttgATGAGGTACTTAAATACTGATTGCTACTTTGCAAGATTCCTGAACTAATCTTGGTAAATAGCATGTCCACTTTCTTTTTTACTAGTATAAATAACTTCTTGAACCAGCTTACCCAGTTGACCCTTGTGCTAAAGGAAATATCACCCAAATTGCAGGCTGTCGGAAATCTGATAAAACCATGCTACCAGCAGACACAACTGAAACTAAATTAGGCAAAGTTGCTCTTGTGTCCATGCAAATCTTGTTACAGGCTAAAGGTCCTAACAGGGTGTGCCAAAACAGGGAAGAAGAGGTCATTGCATGACATCGTTGAACTAAGTTGCTACACAGGAATCCAGCTAGCTCGGGTGCAAATATTGTACTGTGCATTGGGTGCTACTGTAAGAATAATTAATTTATTGCTGTCAGACAAAAACTGAATTCAGTTGGCTGCATATTACTCTGTCCTCCAATCCCCTACAATGTAGAGCCAaaattcagattctggtacgatttgCACCCAATGATCAGTTCAGTTGCCTTGACATTTTTACTATCGATTCCAGAATCTTTCAACAATTCAAACTGATCTATAGTGCTCATGTGCAGGTGCGGGGCAGGCGGCGCGCAAGTGCAATGGCTAGCCTCACCAAAGAGGAGTTGGAGCAAGCAACGAGCAGTCCCCGGCAGGGAGACCGGGGACAAGGCAGATTCTTTCTTCTTTAAAATAGGGGCAAAGCAGAAACCTTACCGGCGAAAATTCCAGCCTGATGTCGGCCGAGGATGCGTCGGGTGGCGGAAGGAGGCCGCAGATCGGGGATGCGCCGTTCCGGGGCGGAGTGGCGTCGGCGGCGTTGCCAATTCGCGATAGGATGGGAGGCGGCGCAACTAAGCACAGAAGCTCGGCGATTCCTCGAAACTGAAATCAGGGGCTATCCATAGGATTGGGAGGCGGCGCAACTAAGCGAAGAAGCTCGGGGATTCCTCGAAACCGGAACCAGGGCCTATTTGATTCAGTGGAGaacttgttggataattaggagcaatttccatgattaattcNNNNNNNNNNNNNNNNNNNNNNNNNNNNNNNNNNNNNNNNNNNNNNNNNNNNNNNNNNNNNNNNNNNNNNNNNNNNNNNNNNNNNNNNNNNNNNNNNNNNTAAAACATGATGGCTGCAACTactacatgtgaaactcaaacatactagatgcattaatcaacatgaggtaGCAGCAGCGTaaccggtaaagcatccatcgctaaacagatcgagatatgtcgcacgtaccgatccggtggtggtggcggtggaggtgtgcgACGATGTCGCGACAGTAACGTTGttaatgacaacgttgttgacgacgtggacgacgggtcgaagtagacggcgttgaagacgacgcagtaggcagcaccgccgcgagcttggacggaaggcgacccgtgatgaagagcttgagcgatcgcgcggagcgcttcccaaaaacctagtcgccctctcccgtacaggatcgcaaggacgagcggttccggagacctgctctcccgttcgccgatgcacgtcggcacgcgggatggagtaggctatgatggcggcgcaagcagagagatgaggaaaccctaactcgtgtattggatgtgtttctgcggtatccgggcaggagattatataggctcgggaaaccctaggcaacgtgggccacgcccacgtcgcacgaacgtttcgagtcggttaaagatagcccacgatccgggagcgacccgaaccggctaactgcgacgcgtccgtctaggactctgttcgttttcctgagctgcaaaaagtaaggaaagtctcggctcgaggctcaatccactcaccacgagcgcggcgcgcgtcgtgacgtgtcgagacgagacgagacgagacgagcgaggaggaggaggaggagcgcgcgtgtagcactcctattctcactcacttactagtggtggaacaacccaccttataaggtggtctaacttcctcccaactttccatgtgggactaaacttcccacctcttgccactccctagtgagctgccaccaacttgggctcaaactcacaaggcatgccactatgtgggctttgagatttataggaaaaactgaaatctaatttgggccactaaaagtgggcccaaaatttcaacaatcccccaccggatctcaaatcccatttagagatttaccaatactcatctgcttgtttatataccaggtgTTTCGGCGGAgactcgttaagttgaacttccgcctagaaccttaagctacatccactcacacttgaacaatggactaagccttgaattgcaagttttgcgtgaacagggtttcactcaaagtcatgaccagtacatggctgccagtagcctaccccgcgggtgaagcatatacgtcatacttcgtggtctcttcatgagtttactagatatcacccaaatctcatagattgcgacgtttaacaatcggactcatataggtgtgttatttcaagaatgctctgtaggacagcatctttgctaaaatagccaacataaacatattaaggcttgttgccaacctaccTTACAAGCaatcgagagttgtgcatcttcacatagagagggttacataatactctcctcaattaaaccactagtttgttcttcccgtgtcctaattcacgggatctccgatcacaaaggttgggttaccactatggcgtaacatcaacgaGTCTcggacccatctccctcgatgcactttctatcacattacgtgatagtccctttgtaaagggatccgccgagtttttgtctgtttgaatatatgtaacagttattactccggagtttcgcaatttccgacGGACTTCAaatgtctcttgacgtgtcttgatgacttcgcgttatccttagaattgttcactttgacaattacggtttgattgtcacaattcaaaaggattgtcggaacaggtttttcaaccacgggcaagtccatcaagagctcacgcaaccattccgattcaacggtggttgtgtctaaagcgattagttctgcttccatagttgacctcgtcaatatggtttgcttacaagatctccatgacactgcgccacctccaaaggtaaatacatacccacttgtggcgtacagatcagctacatctgagatccaattcgaatcactatatccttcaagcacagctgggtgccctgaatagtgaatcccatctcattgtaccacataggtagcgcatgaccctatcaagtgcataccaatgatcagtacccgggtttgacatgaacctactcaacttgctaacatcaaaagagatgtcgggtctagtcgcgctcgctaagtacatgagtgagccaacgatctgagaatatctcaattgatctatggcaatcctccggttcttgcgtaatgtcacactcgggatcataaggtgttgaagaaggcttgctatcaatatagccgaaccggctcaagatcttctcaacataatgggattgcgttagagtaatcccactctcgttcttaatcagcttgatgttcggaatcacatcggcttctcccggatctttcatatcaaagctctttgacaagaaagacttgacctcgtgtattactttcatgtttgtaccaaagatcgagaatatcatccacatacaaacatagtataacaccttcgcccccaccatggcgatagtaaacacacttgtcagcctcattgacaacaaagcctacagaagtcaaagttctgtcaaacttctcatgccattgcttaggtgcttgttttaggccatataaagatttcagcaacttgcacacctttctttcttcaccttgtactacaaacccatcaggctgatccatatagatttcctcttccaactctccattaaggaaagctgtctttacgtccatttgatgaacgataagaccataggaggcagccatggatagtagtactcgaatggtggtaagtctagcgacaggtgaataggtgtcgaagtaatcttcgccttctctctgtgtgtagcctttcgctacaagtcgtgccttgtacttttcaatagtaccatcaggtcttagcttcttcttgaacacccatttgcagcctacaggcttgcatccatggggtcgttccgatagctcccaagttccattagaaagaatcgagtccatctcattatggacagcttctttccagtcattttcatatggagatgcatatgcctctgcaatggacgtgggagtatcatccacaaggtatacaatgaaatcatcaccaaaggatttttcaatcctccgtctcttgccccgtttaggagcttcattgtcatccttctcagtaacattctcatgtgattgttcaaaatactcattagatgtactagactcaggaattatctcagtagaagttctagcaatgctatgcatatctttcataggaaacatattctcaaaaaatgttgcatcacgagattccataatagtatcaacatgcatatcaggtacctcggattgaaccactaaaaatctatatcctacactccgaggagcataacctagaaagatacaatccacttgtctttggtccaagtttgcgcttcttagtaattggaatattgactttcgccaaacatccccatgtgcgcaaatacgaaagtgatggttttctcccagcccactcctcgtaaggggttttatctttattcttgttaggaactctattcgggacatgacatgaagtcaataaagcctccccccaccatgccttagataaaccagcggtggctaacatggagttcaccaagtcggtcggcgtgcggtttttcctctcggcaaccccgtttgattggggtgaatagggaggcgtcctctcatgaataatgccatgttcctcacagaattcatcaaagattttaggaaaatattcgccaccacgatccgacctaagacgcttgatctttctctctagttgattttcaacttcggccttataaattttaaagtagtctaaagcttcatctttagtttgcaacaaataaacatagcaaaatctagtagcatcatcaatcaatgtcatgaaatatccctttccaccttttgtcaacacaccattcatctcgcatagatcagaatgtatgagttctagaggtgccaagtttctctcctcggccgccttgtgaggcttccgaggttgctttgattgcacacaactatggcacttagaacctttggcaatggtaaaaatcggaattaaacttaaactggatagccgagacattaaaccaaaatttatGTGACATAAacaagaatgccaaacactggtatcatcactaacattgccacaaatatggttcacagacttattactgaaa includes:
- the LOC124692890 gene encoding uncharacterized protein LOC124692890 isoform X2, producing the protein MKNVTARREGEEALRDLAAQLEMNNISRRALHGIYLRTRRSPNIRAMQNAAARCDRLSELPNNILLDILERVDTLDALRTCTLSKRLMRLPAMLSRFDIDIGSLTQHHDKASHGFNTADVVRYNNTLAGVTEKILAARSPEIHTIHKLRVTCYLRPDECLPITRAFASTMADHKVDKAEFVPILEKPFSECTNGDLLCYAKRFNICLGDCPAAFAGLTCLWLSNLRFADQLDIPNILSTCKRLESLRLSHCDAGIGSVLMVEHDQLVELIVDQGLSKLSLGKRGRTLTKNLQLSQLLANVPSIRDMHLDFVSEKIWVVPECPKVLTPVLRKLEILNLDNIPEGFDIAWTMFILEAAPSLRELCIMVWDHYWCKLVIQQGDPRKQGYPEKANSGKWQTSAGFKHKNLLKLTIYGFQPNENMVQYVRRIREVAVNMREISLHDVKEACERCGDLDPKTKVITRSKVYPNNLIVRRMISLRSS
- the LOC124692890 gene encoding uncharacterized protein LOC124692890 isoform X1, which produces MKNVTARREGEEALRDLAAQLEMNNISRRALHGIYLRTRRSPNIRAMQNAAARCDRLSELPNNILLDILERVDTLDALRTCTLSKRLMRLPAMLSRFDIDIGSLTQHHDKASHGFNTADVVRYNNTLAGVTEKILAARSPEIHTIHKLRVTCYLRPDECLPITRAFASTMADHKVDKAEFVPILEKPFSECTNGDLLCYAKRFNICLGDCPAAFAGLTCLWLSNLRFADQLDIPNILSTCKRLESLRLSHCDAGIGSVLMVEHDQLVELIVDQGVFAAVHLYGVPKLQHLTFNCWWYQAPLTFGCVPQLSKLSLGKRGRTLTKNLQLSQLLANVPSIRDMHLDFVSEKIWVVPECPKVLTPVLRKLEILNLDNIPEGFDIAWTMFILEAAPSLRELCIMVWDHYWCKLVIQQGDPRKQGYPEKANSGKWQTSAGFKHKNLLKLTIYGFQPNENMVQYVRRIREVAVNMREISLHDVKEACERCGDLDPKTKVITRSKVYPNNLIVRRMISLRSS